In Chryseobacterium camelliae, one DNA window encodes the following:
- a CDS encoding T9SS type B sorting domain-containing protein, which translates to MKRKLLSYFTIVLLCFSGTFFSQTYQLTGNPVNTTGWDVVPSATVNTDFIQLTADQISQVGGIKLNAPINLKFCNKWRVEFDFRIDGNGTTSYGRGDGFAFWYLANPPSSYVTGGGLGIPANATGLMIGFDIFNNSTEAQMSKVHLLYGTNNTSGNNIEYNNTPGSTFHSPDLITTQPFVGANFKHVEVTGEVDPANVTNWIITIKIDNNTIVSQSFAPSGTAGGMTQGYFGFSASTGAASARHSIKNAKIYTDKVSILQASTTQSFCPNPTTGFAAVNLTSFNSQFVSSPSNYTFTYYVTGSSTPIATPTNYQFNANTSITVVVKDNAGILCDNPDGKILLTLSPFTANDATLVACNNNNAGTATFDLTVANVTGQTGVIKKYYKTLNDLNAGTNEITNPSSYVSAAGTVYVKVTTPQGCTGNAKINLTFHTNTTVNDATLQSCFIDSAPSTGAFNLTSANVTTATGVTKKYYTTVANAVGGTNEILNPAAYISGNADVYVKVIDSNGCYMIAKITLKVLQPVQSSVLKDKTICVADRTTLDAGPGFDGYEWSTGATTQSIQGVPVGIYWVKLKTGNCYTLQMVRVNAAVQPVISSIDISNNTITINVNGGLPPYKYSLDGINWQDSNVFTDLKRGEVNVYVKDAYNCEPVHIQVTVPNLLNVITPNGDNKNDFIDYSALAYKKNLVFTIYDRYGNQMYKADKIRNYKWDGTASGKKIPTGTYWYTISWNENDKNNTQTKYSGWVLVKNRE; encoded by the coding sequence ATGAAAAGAAAACTACTGTCTTATTTTACTATAGTTTTACTTTGCTTTTCGGGAACATTTTTCTCCCAGACTTATCAGTTGACGGGAAACCCTGTGAATACTACAGGATGGGATGTAGTTCCTTCAGCAACGGTAAATACTGATTTCATACAACTTACGGCAGATCAGATTTCTCAGGTAGGAGGCATTAAACTTAATGCCCCGATCAACCTGAAATTCTGTAATAAATGGAGGGTGGAATTTGATTTCAGGATTGACGGCAACGGAACTACCAGCTATGGAAGAGGAGACGGTTTTGCATTCTGGTATCTTGCGAATCCTCCTTCATCCTACGTTACAGGTGGCGGACTGGGAATTCCAGCCAATGCCACCGGCCTGATGATAGGGTTTGATATATTCAACAACAGCACGGAAGCACAAATGAGCAAAGTCCACCTGCTGTACGGAACCAACAACACTTCAGGGAATAACATAGAATACAACAACACTCCCGGAAGTACTTTCCATTCCCCAGACCTTATCACTACCCAGCCTTTTGTAGGTGCCAACTTCAAGCACGTAGAAGTAACAGGAGAAGTAGATCCGGCGAACGTGACCAACTGGATCATTACCATTAAGATTGACAATAACACGATTGTTTCACAGTCGTTTGCTCCATCCGGAACAGCAGGAGGCATGACGCAGGGGTATTTTGGTTTTTCAGCTTCCACCGGAGCTGCCAGTGCAAGGCATTCCATTAAAAATGCAAAAATCTATACGGATAAAGTATCTATTTTGCAGGCCTCGACTACACAGTCTTTCTGCCCTAACCCTACTACAGGATTTGCGGCGGTTAACCTTACTTCTTTCAACAGCCAGTTTGTTTCCAGTCCTAGCAATTATACATTTACCTATTATGTAACAGGCAGCTCAACGCCTATTGCAACCCCTACCAATTATCAGTTCAACGCGAACACCTCAATTACCGTTGTGGTAAAAGACAATGCAGGGATCCTCTGTGATAACCCGGACGGAAAAATACTTCTGACATTATCTCCTTTCACCGCAAATGATGCCACCTTGGTGGCTTGTAACAACAATAATGCAGGAACGGCAACCTTCGACCTTACCGTCGCAAATGTAACGGGGCAGACAGGTGTAATTAAAAAATATTACAAAACCCTGAATGACCTCAACGCAGGAACCAATGAAATTACCAATCCGTCCAGTTACGTTTCGGCAGCAGGAACGGTGTACGTAAAGGTAACCACACCGCAGGGATGTACAGGCAATGCCAAGATTAACCTAACTTTCCACACGAATACGACCGTCAATGATGCTACGCTTCAGTCATGTTTTATAGATTCGGCACCAAGTACAGGAGCATTCAACCTGACTTCAGCGAATGTGACTACAGCCACAGGGGTTACTAAGAAATATTATACTACAGTTGCCAACGCGGTGGGCGGAACCAATGAGATTTTAAATCCGGCCGCCTATATTTCAGGTAATGCAGATGTATATGTGAAGGTTATTGATTCCAATGGGTGTTATATGATTGCTAAAATCACCCTTAAGGTATTGCAACCTGTACAGTCATCTGTTCTGAAGGATAAAACGATCTGTGTTGCAGACAGAACCACATTGGATGCCGGACCGGGATTCGATGGCTATGAATGGAGTACCGGTGCTACTACTCAGTCTATTCAGGGAGTTCCTGTAGGAATTTACTGGGTAAAACTAAAAACAGGCAACTGCTACACCCTTCAGATGGTTAGAGTTAATGCTGCTGTACAACCAGTAATCTCTTCCATCGATATCAGTAATAACACCATTACTATTAATGTGAACGGAGGCTTACCACCGTACAAATATTCACTGGATGGAATCAACTGGCAGGATTCTAATGTATTTACCGACCTTAAAAGAGGGGAAGTCAATGTATATGTAAAAGATGCCTATAATTGCGAACCGGTTCATATTCAGGTGACCGTTCCTAATCTCCTTAATGTGATTACGCCTAACGGAGACAACAAAAATGATTTCATCGATTATTCAGCACTGGCTTACAAAAAAAATCTGGTATTCACCATCTATGACAGATACGGCAATCAGATGTACAAGGCAGACAAAATAAGAAACTACAAATGGGACGGAACAGCTTCCGGGAAAAAAATCCCTACAGGAACGTACTGGTATACCATATCATGGAATGAAAATGATAAAAACAATACACAGACAAAATATTCCGGCTGGGTATTGGTAAAAAACAGAGAATAA
- the dnaB gene encoding replicative DNA helicase, which yields MAQKETLSSLTHGNFARELSIADGKMPPNAVDFERLVIGTFLIDKKGLDHSIDLLTPEVFYDPRHQVIFATILKLYEGNHPVDLMTIIQDLKKEEKLYAAGGDHYIIDLTMGVSSSAHIEYHVRVILEKYILRSLINVSANVIDSAYKESTDVFELLDKAEQSFFEITNGTIKKGFDTANSLVKQAIETIKSLKDKQGLSGVPSGFRDVDKETGGWQNSDLIIIAARPAMGKTAFLLSMARNIAVGHKIPMALFSLEMASVQLITRMIASETRISSEKLRKGTLDDDEWQRLFSNVSELENAPLYIDETPSLSIFDFRAKCRRLVMQHGVRLIMVDYLQLMTAGSGGKGVGNREQEISMISRSLKAIAKELNVPVIALSQLSRSVEARPGKRPQLSDLRESGAIEQDADIVSFIFRPEYYKITVWDNDEEGQETSTENQAELIIAKHRNGATADVRLSFLKHFAKFGDIEAAFDGGVGGGYPSGFGSGDANGFDKIRTTIQPGAAFDLPNSSQVSGSSMNDFDDDDDFPF from the coding sequence ATGGCGCAGAAAGAAACATTATCATCTCTCACCCATGGCAATTTTGCCAGAGAGCTGTCAATTGCTGATGGGAAAATGCCTCCTAATGCAGTGGATTTTGAACGGCTGGTGATCGGAACTTTTTTAATTGATAAAAAAGGGCTGGATCATTCCATTGACCTGCTTACCCCGGAAGTTTTTTACGATCCGAGGCATCAGGTGATTTTTGCAACCATCCTGAAATTATATGAGGGGAACCATCCGGTGGATCTGATGACAATCATACAGGATCTGAAGAAAGAAGAAAAACTCTATGCTGCAGGAGGAGATCATTATATTATAGATCTTACCATGGGAGTAAGCTCCTCTGCCCATATCGAATACCACGTACGTGTTATTCTCGAAAAATACATCCTCAGAAGTCTGATCAACGTATCAGCCAATGTCATCGATTCTGCCTATAAAGAATCAACAGACGTTTTTGAGCTTCTTGACAAAGCGGAACAGTCTTTTTTTGAAATCACCAACGGAACGATTAAAAAAGGGTTTGACACTGCAAATTCCCTTGTAAAACAGGCTATTGAAACGATTAAATCGCTTAAAGACAAGCAAGGACTTTCCGGTGTGCCTTCCGGTTTCCGCGATGTGGATAAAGAAACGGGAGGATGGCAAAATTCCGACCTGATCATCATTGCGGCCCGTCCGGCAATGGGAAAAACAGCTTTCCTTCTTTCTATGGCAAGGAATATCGCGGTAGGGCATAAAATTCCAATGGCCCTGTTCTCTCTTGAGATGGCCTCCGTACAACTTATTACCCGGATGATTGCCTCCGAAACAAGGATTTCATCTGAAAAGCTAAGAAAGGGGACGCTGGATGATGATGAATGGCAGAGGTTATTCTCAAATGTTTCTGAACTGGAAAATGCTCCGCTGTACATTGATGAAACACCTTCCCTTTCCATATTCGACTTCCGGGCAAAATGCCGGAGACTGGTAATGCAGCACGGCGTTAGGCTAATCATGGTGGATTACCTTCAGCTGATGACTGCCGGTAGCGGCGGTAAAGGGGTAGGAAACCGTGAACAGGAGATTTCGATGATTTCCCGTTCCCTGAAAGCTATTGCCAAAGAACTTAACGTACCGGTTATTGCACTTTCACAGCTTTCCCGAAGCGTGGAAGCCCGTCCCGGAAAAAGGCCTCAGCTCTCGGACCTCAGGGAATCCGGAGCGATTGAACAGGATGCAGATATCGTATCCTTCATCTTCCGTCCCGAATATTATAAAATTACCGTGTGGGATAATGATGAAGAAGGACAGGAAACTTCAACGGAAAATCAGGCAGAGCTTATCATTGCAAAGCACAGGAATGGTGCAACTGCAGATGTGAGGCTGTCATTCCTTAAACATTTCGCTAAGTTTGGGGATATTGAGGCTGCTTTTGACGGCGGAGTCGGTGGCGGATATCCGTCCGGATTTGGTTCAGGTGATGCTAACGGCTTTGATAAGATAAGGACCACCATTCAGCCCGGTGCCGCATTTGATCTTCCCAACAGCTCACAGGTTTCAGGATCTTCTATGAACGATTTTGATGATGATGACGATTTCCCTTTCTAA
- a CDS encoding T9SS type B sorting domain-containing protein: MKKLLLVLLLSLSHLYFSQSDCATAIAVCGNAGQSYTPSGYGNTQESPLGGCLSTEHFSVWYKFTIATGGTLTFVIDPTVDPNNPVSTDYDWAVYGPNVQCGSLGTPVRCSYAAGGGPTGLNMTSTDTTEGAGGDRFVKYMDVLPGETYYMIVDNFSSNTMGFSLTWGGTATLASPFTDPNLTPNPFVAPGNASATPGAPNEILKCQLPTTFDFATLTNGILNGNPNFQVSYHYSSNDALTGANPITAPVTVNGTDIYYYSIHYQDPANPSNPINSCTQIGPFKFKQGNIVAEDANLLACNNNGAGTGTFDLTLADVFSEPTATKKYYPTMNDLNAGTNQIMNPTAYVSGPGKVYVKVTSSEGCSDDAVITLDFLPVVVVQDATLESCYIDTNITTAAFDLTTAAVSTQTGVTKKFYTTNANALSQTNEILNPAAYISANGVVFVRVTSADGCFAISKINLIVLPPVKSTVLKDQIICIEDRTTLDAGPGFDGYEWSTGATTQSIQGVGVGMYWVKLKTGKCYTLQNVRVYSSEQPVITGIEISNNTITISANGGKSPYRYSIDGVNWQDSNVFTGLPRGEAKVYVKDAYDCNPVEVQVTVPNLINVITPNGDNINDEIDYSALAYKKNLVFTIYDRYGNQLYIADQIRNFKWNGTSGGKKVLTGTYWYTISWTENDKNNTQTKYNGWVLVKNRE, from the coding sequence ATGAAAAAGTTACTACTCGTTTTACTTTTATCCTTGTCACACCTGTATTTCTCACAATCTGATTGTGCGACTGCAATTGCAGTATGTGGAAATGCAGGGCAATCCTATACGCCAAGTGGGTACGGGAATACACAGGAGAGCCCTCTGGGAGGATGCCTGTCCACAGAACACTTCTCGGTATGGTATAAATTTACTATCGCTACAGGAGGTACGCTTACTTTCGTGATCGATCCTACCGTAGATCCCAATAACCCGGTAAGTACTGATTATGACTGGGCTGTTTATGGTCCCAATGTTCAGTGCGGCAGTCTCGGTACACCCGTAAGATGTTCATATGCTGCTGGCGGTGGCCCTACAGGACTCAACATGACTTCAACCGATACGACAGAAGGTGCAGGAGGGGACCGTTTCGTAAAATATATGGACGTTCTTCCCGGTGAAACCTATTATATGATTGTGGATAATTTCTCCAGTAATACTATGGGATTCTCCCTTACCTGGGGCGGAACCGCTACCTTGGCTTCCCCTTTTACAGATCCGAACTTAACTCCAAATCCATTTGTCGCTCCCGGCAATGCCAGTGCTACTCCAGGAGCACCTAATGAAATCCTGAAATGCCAGTTACCTACAACATTTGATTTCGCAACCTTAACTAACGGAATCCTTAATGGAAACCCTAATTTCCAGGTTTCATACCATTACAGCTCGAATGATGCCCTTACAGGAGCAAACCCTATTACAGCTCCGGTTACGGTGAACGGAACCGATATTTATTACTACAGCATCCATTATCAGGATCCTGCCAACCCAAGCAACCCAATCAACAGCTGTACACAGATTGGTCCTTTTAAATTCAAGCAGGGGAATATTGTCGCTGAAGATGCAAACCTTCTTGCCTGTAACAACAACGGTGCAGGTACTGGAACCTTCGATCTTACGCTGGCTGATGTTTTCAGTGAGCCAACAGCTACGAAAAAATACTACCCTACCATGAATGACCTGAACGCAGGCACCAATCAGATCATGAATCCTACGGCTTACGTTTCAGGTCCCGGAAAGGTATATGTAAAAGTGACATCTTCTGAAGGATGTTCAGATGATGCAGTGATTACATTAGACTTTTTACCTGTAGTAGTGGTACAGGATGCCACATTGGAATCCTGTTATATTGACACCAATATCACTACAGCTGCATTCGACCTCACCACAGCGGCTGTTTCAACGCAGACGGGGGTTACGAAGAAGTTTTATACCACCAATGCCAATGCGCTGAGCCAGACGAATGAAATCCTTAATCCTGCAGCCTATATTTCAGCCAACGGTGTTGTATTTGTGAGGGTAACCAGTGCGGATGGATGTTTTGCCATTTCAAAAATCAATCTGATCGTATTGCCTCCGGTAAAATCTACCGTCCTGAAAGACCAGATCATCTGTATCGAAGACAGGACTACTCTGGATGCTGGCCCGGGCTTTGACGGATATGAATGGAGCACCGGTGCTACAACACAGAGTATTCAGGGCGTAGGCGTGGGAATGTACTGGGTAAAATTAAAAACAGGAAAATGCTATACCCTGCAAAATGTTCGTGTCTATTCTTCCGAACAGCCCGTAATTACCGGCATAGAGATTTCCAATAATACCATTACCATTAGTGCCAATGGAGGCAAAAGCCCATACCGCTATTCTATTGACGGTGTGAACTGGCAGGATTCCAATGTATTCACCGGGCTGCCGAGAGGAGAAGCTAAAGTATACGTAAAAGATGCTTACGACTGTAATCCGGTAGAAGTACAGGTAACGGTTCCGAATCTTATCAATGTCATTACGCCTAACGGTGACAATATCAATGATGAGATAGACTACTCAGCACTGGCCTATAAGAAAAACCTGGTATTTACCATCTATGACAGATATGGAAATCAGCTTTACATAGCAGACCAGATAAGAAATTTTAAATGGAACGGTACCTCAGGAGGAAAAAAAGTCCTTACCGGAACATACTGGTATACCATTTCATGGACCGAGAACGATAAAAATAATACCCAGACCAAATATAACGGATGGGTACTGGTAAAAAACAGGGAATAA
- a CDS encoding T9SS type B sorting domain-containing protein, whose translation MKKVLLVFLMMFCQIFYAQSDCTSSLAVCGNSAISYTPSGYGNVQEGPLGGGCLYSEHYSVWYTFTVSTSGTLTFLITPNAQADYDWAVFGPNKQCGSLGAPVRCSYASTASGILTGLNMTATDLSEGAGGDGFCKYMDVVAGETYYLIVDNFSANTNGFVLTWGGTATLSSPFTSAIQPNPFVPPGSPNATPNGPNEVIVCSSPAVFDFSTLSAGIINGNPNFVVSYHTSANDALTGNNPITTPQTVNTTTVYYYSISYLDPANPNSPISKCKQTGTFKFKQGNIVAQDASLSACNNNNAGTAVYDLTAAAVFTDPTAIKKYYPTLADLNAGTNEITIPTNYLSSTGTVYVKVTTLQGCSDDAQITLNFNPVVTVTEATLRSCFIEGSPATASFNLTAAAVTTQTGVTKKYYPSLTDAVNQTNEIATPAAYIAPNGVIYVRVTNSSGCYNVAKVTLIVLPPVYSSVLEDKIICIEDTTTLDAGPGFNGYEWSTGATTRTITNVGVGTYWVKLKTGECVSLQTVKVYPSEQPVITNIDIANNIVTVSVAGGTPPYKYSMDNIKWQDSNVFNNVPRGDNMIYVKDAYDCDPIHITVIVPNLINVITPNGDGINDVIDYSALAGKQSLVFSIFDRYGVKIFQADKSNGYKWDGTSGGKKVPTGTYWYSVTWNENDKKNTPFKYSGWVMVKNRE comes from the coding sequence ATGAAAAAAGTTTTACTCGTTTTTCTGATGATGTTCTGTCAGATATTTTATGCACAGTCAGACTGTACATCCAGTCTTGCTGTCTGCGGGAATTCTGCGATTTCGTACACACCAAGTGGATACGGAAATGTACAGGAAGGCCCCCTGGGAGGCGGATGCCTTTATTCTGAGCACTATTCCGTTTGGTATACGTTTACAGTATCTACCAGCGGTACCCTAACTTTTTTGATTACTCCTAATGCACAGGCAGATTATGACTGGGCAGTTTTTGGTCCGAACAAACAATGCGGAAGCTTAGGTGCTCCGGTAAGATGTTCATACGCTTCAACAGCAAGCGGAATCCTTACCGGCCTTAATATGACAGCAACGGATCTTTCGGAAGGCGCAGGAGGCGATGGGTTCTGTAAGTATATGGATGTGGTTGCCGGGGAAACCTATTATCTGATCGTAGATAATTTCTCTGCCAATACCAATGGATTTGTGCTTACCTGGGGAGGAACAGCTACGCTGTCTTCACCGTTTACTTCTGCAATACAGCCCAATCCTTTCGTTCCGCCGGGAAGCCCGAATGCTACCCCTAACGGACCAAATGAAGTGATTGTATGTTCCAGCCCTGCTGTCTTTGATTTCAGTACATTATCTGCGGGAATCATCAACGGAAATCCGAACTTTGTCGTAAGTTACCATACTTCAGCGAATGATGCGCTTACCGGTAATAACCCTATCACGACTCCACAAACCGTAAATACCACTACCGTATATTACTACAGTATCAGCTATTTAGATCCTGCTAATCCCAACAGTCCGATCAGCAAATGTAAGCAGACCGGGACATTTAAATTCAAACAGGGAAATATCGTTGCACAGGATGCCTCACTAAGCGCCTGTAACAACAACAATGCAGGAACAGCGGTTTATGATCTTACCGCAGCGGCCGTCTTCACGGACCCTACAGCAATTAAGAAGTATTATCCTACCCTTGCGGACCTTAATGCCGGTACCAATGAAATTACGATTCCTACCAACTACCTATCTTCGACAGGTACAGTTTATGTTAAAGTAACCACGCTTCAAGGATGTTCTGACGATGCTCAGATTACCTTAAACTTCAATCCTGTTGTTACGGTAACAGAAGCTACCTTGAGATCATGTTTTATTGAAGGCAGCCCTGCTACAGCTTCTTTCAATCTTACAGCCGCAGCCGTTACAACTCAGACCGGCGTGACCAAAAAATATTATCCTTCACTTACAGATGCTGTAAACCAGACCAATGAAATTGCTACTCCGGCAGCGTACATAGCTCCTAACGGCGTAATATATGTGAGGGTAACCAACTCCAGCGGATGTTATAATGTAGCTAAAGTCACTTTAATCGTCCTTCCTCCAGTGTATTCCAGCGTATTGGAAGATAAAATCATCTGTATAGAAGATACCACGACCCTTGATGCAGGGCCGGGATTCAACGGATATGAGTGGAGCACGGGAGCAACTACACGTACCATCACCAATGTGGGAGTGGGTACATATTGGGTTAAGCTGAAAACAGGAGAGTGTGTAAGTTTGCAGACCGTAAAGGTATATCCGTCCGAACAGCCTGTAATCACCAATATTGATATTGCCAACAATATTGTTACAGTAAGTGTAGCAGGCGGTACTCCACCGTATAAATACTCAATGGACAATATCAAATGGCAGGATTCCAATGTATTCAACAATGTACCGAGAGGCGATAATATGATCTATGTAAAAGATGCCTATGATTGTGATCCGATCCACATAACCGTAATCGTGCCTAACCTGATCAATGTTATTACGCCAAACGGTGACGGAATCAATGACGTTATTGATTATTCCGCATTAGCAGGAAAACAAAGCCTGGTATTCAGTATTTTCGACAGATACGGAGTAAAAATATTCCAGGCGGATAAATCCAACGGATATAAGTGGGATGGTACTTCCGGAGGCAAAAAAGTTCCAACTGGCACTTACTGGTATTCAGTAACCTGGAATGAAAATGACAAAAAGAATACCCCATTCAAATATTCCGGTTGGGTGATGGTAAAAAACAGAGAATAA
- a CDS encoding MFS transporter, whose amino-acid sequence MISFSPLQTLQNIEFRNLLTGRFFIVLAFRMLATLLGWWVYQLTKDPFSIGLIGLSEVIPAVSCALYAGHVIDMNEKKRLLLICNYAYVFLIGLLLIPAFLNVELHFTGHQITYFIYSVIFFTGIARAFIGPIVPSMIPKIVKKENLPNAVTLNQATFLISSVCGHAIGGFLIGYFGVQWTLVVIISLIFIASLFFWQLNKQYSENKKETVNVMQSMGEGITYILKTKEILGALCLDMFAVLFGGAVAMIPVYATDILKVGAEGFGLLNAASDIGSMCIITVLSLIPLRKNQGKILLAVVAGFGLCIIGFGLSHLYWLSFMFLVMSGMLDGISVVIRGTIVQLKTPDHIRGRVLSVNSIFIMSSNEMGQFESGLMAKLLGVVRSVVFGGSMTVLIALIVGITNPKLRKMQY is encoded by the coding sequence ATGATTTCATTCAGTCCGTTACAAACGTTGCAAAATATAGAATTCAGAAATCTTCTTACGGGAAGATTTTTTATCGTTTTAGCCTTCAGGATGCTGGCAACACTACTGGGATGGTGGGTTTATCAGCTGACCAAAGATCCTTTCTCCATTGGTCTGATCGGGCTGTCTGAAGTGATCCCTGCAGTAAGCTGCGCATTATATGCAGGCCATGTAATTGATATGAATGAAAAGAAGAGATTGCTGCTAATCTGTAATTATGCTTATGTCTTTTTGATAGGCCTGTTACTAATCCCGGCTTTCCTGAATGTGGAACTGCATTTTACAGGCCACCAAATCACCTACTTCATTTACAGTGTTATTTTTTTCACGGGCATCGCAAGGGCTTTCATAGGACCTATTGTACCTTCGATGATCCCGAAAATCGTCAAAAAAGAAAACCTTCCCAATGCGGTTACCCTGAACCAGGCAACTTTCCTCATCTCTTCTGTTTGCGGGCATGCCATAGGCGGTTTCCTGATCGGGTATTTCGGAGTACAGTGGACACTGGTGGTGATAATTTCGCTTATATTTATTGCATCGCTGTTTTTCTGGCAACTCAATAAACAATATTCTGAAAATAAAAAGGAGACGGTAAACGTGATGCAGAGCATGGGCGAAGGGATTACTTACATCCTGAAAACAAAAGAGATTCTGGGTGCGCTCTGCCTGGACATGTTTGCGGTACTTTTCGGAGGAGCCGTGGCTATGATTCCGGTGTACGCTACAGACATCCTGAAAGTAGGTGCAGAAGGTTTCGGGCTGCTGAATGCAGCTTCAGACATTGGTTCTATGTGTATCATTACCGTATTATCACTTATTCCATTGAGAAAAAACCAGGGCAAGATCCTTTTGGCCGTAGTAGCCGGATTCGGGCTTTGCATCATAGGCTTCGGATTATCCCATCTGTATTGGCTTTCTTTCATGTTCCTGGTAATGAGTGGGATGCTTGATGGGATTTCAGTGGTGATCCGTGGGACCATTGTCCAGCTTAAGACTCCTGACCATATCAGGGGAAGGGTTCTTAGTGTGAATTCAATTTTCATCATGTCCAGCAATGAAATGGGCCAGTTTGAAAGCGGGCTTATGGCAAAGTTGCTTGGCGTCGTACGTTCGGTAGTATTCGGGGGATCCATGACGGTTCTTATTGCTCTGATTGTAGGAATTACTAATCCGAAATTGAGAAAGATGCAATATTAA
- a CDS encoding GH3 auxin-responsive promoter family protein: MLNFLKKQAALLWAKKHVRKARVSGNNAPQDQEMLLLDLVRKAEKTLFGRERDFENIHSVKDFQKKVAVSDYEDLKPYIERMKKGQANIIWPGIPEYFAKTSGTTSGSKYIPISHEGMPFQVAGAQSALFHYIAQKNNADFVGGKMIFLQGSPELEDLYGVKTGRLSGIVAHHIPGYLQKNRLPSWKTNTIEDWETKVDQIILETEHENMTLISGIPPWLIMYFEKLTEKHGKKIKQIFPNLQLIVTGGVNYEPYREKMEDLLGGMVDIIQTFPASEGFFAFQDDYTREGLLLLTNHGIFYEFIPLEEYGKPGASRLTLKDIELNKDYAMILTTNSGLWAYSIGDVIRFISKDPYRILVSGRTKHYTSAFGEHVIAFEAEEAIKATLQKFPAQITEFHLAPQVNPEEGLPYHEWLIEFEKKPENPEAFRHELDLQMRQRNTYYDDLISGNILQPLRISYLQKNAFQDYAKSQGKLGGQNKIPRLANDRKIADLLEVYKL; this comes from the coding sequence ATGCTAAACTTCCTCAAAAAACAAGCAGCGCTCCTATGGGCCAAAAAACATGTCCGCAAAGCCCGTGTATCGGGAAACAATGCCCCGCAGGATCAGGAAATGCTCTTACTGGACCTGGTGAGAAAAGCTGAAAAAACGCTGTTTGGAAGAGAACGTGATTTTGAAAACATCCATTCTGTAAAAGATTTCCAGAAGAAGGTTGCCGTTTCAGACTATGAAGACCTGAAGCCATATATAGAACGCATGAAGAAAGGCCAGGCCAACATTATATGGCCCGGTATCCCGGAATATTTCGCCAAAACCTCAGGAACCACCTCAGGTTCAAAATATATCCCCATTTCTCATGAAGGAATGCCTTTCCAGGTTGCCGGTGCGCAGAGTGCCCTCTTTCATTATATTGCACAAAAAAACAATGCAGATTTTGTAGGCGGAAAAATGATCTTCCTTCAGGGAAGCCCGGAGCTTGAGGACCTTTACGGAGTGAAAACCGGCAGGCTGTCAGGGATCGTAGCCCACCATATTCCTGGGTACCTTCAGAAAAACAGGCTTCCCAGCTGGAAAACCAATACCATAGAAGACTGGGAAACCAAAGTTGACCAGATCATTCTGGAAACAGAGCATGAAAACATGACGCTTATCTCCGGCATCCCGCCATGGCTGATCATGTACTTCGAAAAGCTAACGGAAAAGCACGGCAAAAAAATCAAACAGATTTTCCCGAACCTCCAGCTTATCGTTACCGGTGGCGTTAATTATGAGCCTTACCGTGAAAAGATGGAAGACCTCTTAGGCGGAATGGTTGACATCATCCAGACTTTCCCTGCTTCTGAAGGCTTTTTTGCATTCCAGGACGATTATACCCGGGAAGGGCTTCTGCTGCTCACCAACCATGGTATTTTTTATGAGTTCATTCCTCTTGAAGAGTATGGCAAACCCGGTGCTTCCCGGCTGACCTTAAAAGATATTGAGCTCAATAAAGACTATGCCATGATCCTGACGACGAATTCAGGCTTATGGGCCTATTCGATTGGGGATGTGATACGTTTCATCAGCAAAGATCCGTACAGAATTCTGGTAAGCGGGAGGACTAAGCACTACACATCAGCTTTCGGTGAGCATGTGATCGCTTTTGAAGCAGAAGAAGCCATTAAAGCTACCCTTCAGAAATTTCCGGCACAAATCACTGAGTTCCATCTGGCTCCGCAGGTAAATCCGGAGGAAGGCCTTCCCTACCATGAATGGCTGATTGAATTTGAAAAAAAACCGGAAAATCCGGAAGCTTTCAGACATGAGCTGGACCTTCAGATGAGGCAGCGTAATACCTATTATGACGATCTGATTTCCGGCAATATCCTTCAGCCTCTCAGGATTTCCTACCTGCAAAAAAATGCATTTCAGGACTATGCAAAATCACAGGGAAAGCTGGGAGGGCAAAATAAGATTCCAAGGCTTGCCAATGACAGGAAAATTGCAGATTTGTTAGAAGTTTATAAACTTTAA